One genomic window of Quercus lobata isolate SW786 chromosome 9, ValleyOak3.0 Primary Assembly, whole genome shotgun sequence includes the following:
- the LOC115962106 gene encoding uncharacterized protein LOC115962106 — translation MLEPGTKLLQNRTQSTDHIGKLCTDSYDNSEPRNYGPRARKTAQNYTKYNSWNGMEVKFEPEMKAVDESGICSPPLWKTSPPRSPQHRANHYRSLSPTSRTQAIARGQRELMEMVKNMPEACYELSLKDIVEQPKVLEARGRESSVSEERDSNTEVLYKRENSKKRNDKRAQSQVVKRSASINNGGFYLKMVFPVSLGSKKNNNKKKKNDQSSVTNTSAKVSPKPIVQDGSSKGVDKEWWKKRVSVSGESESGRSSSNSMKSTGSSSSSSSSSSRSRSSNNRKKSGGCWSFIRNKKRQMLRIE, via the exons ATGCTTGAACCTGGCACAAAACTACTCCAAAACCGTACACAATCCACGGATCATATTGGAAAGTTATGTACTGATAGTTATGACAATTCTGAACCCCGGAATTATGGTCCCAGGGCTAGAAAAACTGCTCAAAACTACACAAAATATAATAGCTGGAATGGCATGGAAGTGAAATTTGAACCAGAAATGAAGGCGGTCGATGAGTCTGGCATTTGTTCACCGCCTTTGTGGAAAACAAGCCCACCCAGAAGTCCCCAACACAGAGCAAATCACTACAGAAGCTTATCTCCAACATCAAGAACCCAAGCCATTGCCAGAGGCCAAAGGGAGCTCATGGAAATGGTCAAGAACATGCCTGAGGCTTGCTATGAGCTTTCCTTGAAAGATATTGTGGAGCAACCAAAAGTACTTGAAGCTAGAGGACGAGAAAGTAGTGTGTCAGAAGAGAGAGATTCGAACACAGAGGTTTTGTATAAGAGGGAGAATAGTAAGAAGAGGAATGATAAGAGGGCACAATCACAAGTAGTGAAAAGAAGTGCAAGCATAAATAATGGAGGGTTTTATCTTAAGATGGTGTTTCCTGTATCTTTAGGGTCTAAgaagaacaataataaaaagaagaagaatgatcAGTCTTCTGTGACAAATACAAGTGCAAAAGTTTCTCCTAAGCCTATAGTACAAGATGGATCTTCAAAGGGTGTAGATAAGGAGTGGTGGAAGAAGAGAGTTTCAGTATCTGGTGAGAGTGAAAGTGGCAGGTCGAGTAGTAATAGCATGAAAAGCACTggaagcagcagcagcagcagtagCAGCAGCAGCAGAAGCAGAAGCAGCAACAACAG GAAAAAGAGTGGTGGTTGCTGGTCCTTCATCCGCAACAAGAAAAGGCAAATGCTGCGGATTGAATGA